The following nucleotide sequence is from Vicugna pacos unplaced genomic scaffold, VicPac4 scaffold_21, whole genome shotgun sequence.
TATTATATACCTAGAATTTATACATCAGGTTTTCTGAAATTAATTGTAAATACAATCATACTATTATGAGCATGTTCTCTGGAGTTAATCAATCTTGATAGAATTCCAGAGTCAACATTGAATAACTGACTCTGAATAAGTTACCTATATCCTCTGTGCCTTTTTTCTCACCTAAAAAATGTGGCTACATGTACTACCTATGATATAATAATTTCATGAAGATTAAGTGTATTAATAACAGGAAGCATTTAGAATAGTACCAGGGTTATTCTAATTAACCACTATAttaacttttattatattttatccaAATGTCAATTTATACCTATTTCCCTATTTCACAatcaaattaagagttttcttTCCATACTCTGTACACTATATTATTATCACTTTCTATAATCACAGAACTAATACAAATGTCATGGCACACATATAAACCCAAATCTTTTTGCAGTACTTCCTGTTAAGTATTAGCTTTGATTTCTCAACAGTTTATAGCATTTGAACACTATGGGTCAAAGGAATAACACACAAGTGTCCAGCTTCATCCTTCGGGGGCTGACAGATTCTGCAGGGATCCGTCTGGCCCTCTTCACGCTGTTTCTCCTGATATACCTGATTACCATGTTGGGAAATGCGGGGATGATACTGATAATCCGCCTGGATCTCCAGCTTCACACCCCcatgtattttttcctcagtCACCTCTCATTCCTTGACCTCAGTTACTCAACTGTCATCACCCCTAAAACCTTAGAGAACTTACTGACTTCTGCCAagtctatttcacagatgaactGCTTCACTCAGATGTACTTCTTTGTCTTCCTGGGTGCCACTGAATGTTTCCTTCTCTCCTCAATGGCCTATGATCGCTATGTAGCCATCTGCAACCCTCTGCATTACCCCATAGTTATGTCCCTAAGACGCTGCTGCTTCCTCATCCTTGGGTCCTATTTGATTGGCTTTCTGGACTCCTTTGTCAATGTCCTTTGCATAAGCAGATTGCATTTCTGTGAATCCAGTGTAATCCAGCACTTCTTCTGTGACACATCCCCAATCTTAGCCCTGTCCTGCACTGACACACATGACATTGAAATCATGATATTCACTGTCACTGGCATCACCCTAATGGTGTCTCTTATCACAATATCTGTGTCCTATATGTTCATCCTGTCTACTGTCCTGAAAACTACTTCCACCTCCGGAAAGCAAAAAGCCTTTTCTACCTGTGGCTCGCATCTCCTGGGAGTCACCATCTTTTATGGCACTATGATTTTTACTTATTTGAAGCCAAGTAAATCTTACTCCTTGGGAAAGGATCAGGTGGCTTCTGTTTTTTATACTATTGTGATCCCCATGCTGAATCCATTCATTTATAGCCTTaggaacaaagaagtaaaaaatgCTCTCTGTAGAGTCACTCGGAAGATAGAGGGATCCAGGCAATTAAAATAACAGTGATGCTAAACTTTtaaattcatctatttttttcttgcttacaGTGTATTTCCTTGTTCTCTTTCCAGAGATAgtagaatacttttttttccttctgttttgctaTCTTTCATTTGACCATTTATGATCTGGGCATTTCCAGGAATATGCCTTTAGAAATTCACATAGTAATTGGAAACTATGAAATGTTAAATCTATGGTTTAAGTACTTGTGTTTTTAAGGGCAACTGatttgcaaaatgaaacaaaatacagTTGTCACTTTTAAACTGTATCATACAAATTCCCATGTATACTCCAACTTCAGAGAATTTCATTATGGAAAAAAGCTCCATTGGGGGAACAATGATAACAGTTTTATTGATTATTTCATGTTTTATGGAGAAGCAATATAGCAGAGTGATTATGAGCATTTGCTTTGGAAGCAAACACTCCAGAATTCAGACTCTAGAACTGCTGTCCTTTTAGCTGCATAATCCTTAATAAATCACTGAAACTTTTCAGTCTCAAGTGTCCTTGACCACATGACATAAGTAACAATTCCACATCCATATAGTTAATATAAAGATTATATCAGATAATGGATATAAAACATTTAAGGTGGTACTGATAAATGCTGGCCATCATAATCAGAACACTCACTTTCCTGAGTATTTTTAATGCACATGAGCTTTTTTGTAAAGAACActcctttctgttttataaattagtTTTGATTGatttgaagaacaaaaatacaaaaggcaAAGGAAAAACTGAGCGCTTCACAATTTTGAACTTAGAATGTTATATGTTACCATtggagaaaatttgaaaaatattgaaaaatttaaaatactggaaATGTCCTAACAGTTATTAACAGCTTTGTATGTGTTCTTCTAGATGgacagttatatatgtatatgtataaaatacttAAGCAATATTTCTGTTATTTCTTATGTAGttttttgaagctttctgtgtaCACTTATGAGTTTAACCATTGATTATTCCTTTGTCATTGAGACCTAAGCTGAATGTGTTCTTTGCACATGAGAAAAATTCAGACTGTTACTTTGCAATGCTTTGGACATGACATGTTTGAAATTCATCACATTAAAAATCTGCATGCAGTGGTGGCTACCTGAAAGCATTTAAAAAGCTAACCTTCTTGTGATTCATCTGCAAGCTTCAGTAAACTGCTTCTTTCTTGAAATTctgtgtatgttttttaaaaaatcattgcctttctcctgatttctgtaggtttgttataatcattaaagtaaatattgaattaaatgtttgactcatttcttttaaattttttaacaaagATAAATTGTAAAGCTATGAATTTACTATGAATTCAAGTTTTGTGGCAACTCAAAAACTTTAGTCAAGTAATCTGCTaaaatttccattatttttaaatttttcttctacatAATCTAGAATTGGAATTTTCATGTTTTTGCTATTTAAAGGTTATTTAAgaacatatttttctgttttccaagtatTAGATTTTTTTTGAGTGTGAATTTTGGTAACTATATAGATTGCTTTTACTAAAAAATTATTGTaacaatttttttattctttgaaatttctattgtttactctgtaaaattatagttgattatttttcttaaatatttgttaaatattaaaataaaatgtaaaagtgCAAATTTTTTAGGagttaatataaaaaatttacTAATTCAGAACTGTCAAATAATTTATTCAAgtcttttaaatatacattattttcctttacttaatttattttaaatatttcttcatcCAATATGAATGccatttaaaactataatgactTATTTTTGCTCTGATATCCATGCTGTCTAGACTCTATATTTAGAGCTAACACTATTTGTTTTGTCTTGCAATTGTCTAAATTATGCTTCTTTGGCTCCTCTTTCATCTTGTATAAGCATTATGTCGTTTCATATGTTTACAGGCCCTTTTCATTTTCCTAGTGTTTTTTATAAACTATGCTTTTACTTTGCTTTCAATTATTTCTATGATTAGGAAATGTATCCCATTGGTTTGTGTTGGCAAATATGGTCTGCAGATTCTATGATTTTGTGGACTACACTTAAGTAGAGAAAATTGCAATTAAATTCAACTAAATTCTAATTAAATTAAGACTACCCTATCCTCTTTACAATTCAGTTTAGAAACCATGGTTATTATACCATTACACAGGTGTAATACAATCTATGGGCAATAAGAAAGATTTAGACTATTTGCATTTGCCCTGAACATTCCTTGTTACATTAGTGCATATCATAGTTTATGTAAAATGTAGCCTGAAGCAGCATACAACataatactctttttcatgatGCCATGCCAAAATGCTATTTAATAAAAGTATGATCAAGAAAATAAGACAAGAATAGAGCATGTCAGAAACATAAACAGCTGTGTTTGCCTCAAAAAAAAATGGATAGATATAATGGTGATAACATAATTTGTtaggcacttactatgtgccagacaacGTTCAAAGGGctttagaaatataattaacatgGTTTATCTTCACAAGATAACTTGCAGTTAGGTATCAGCAATATCTAAATGTTAGTCATATGTAAAGGGAAGCCACCTTTGTACTCATTTAGGCAAAGACACACAAATAATCCTGAAATTGTCTCACTTATCTCACATCCAATCTATCAGCATATAATGTtgattcaaaatacagaatatagttacACATAACATATCTCTAAAATAAGTCTTTCCAGGTagttttttaaaggtaaatatagtaaaaattgtttcagaaagttaaaaataaatgtatgggcAAATGTGCATTTAGgtaatacaaatgaaaacaaagcatTGGTTgtcattttaatgtaaaaaatgcAGATTGCaggaaagattaaaataaaaaaggatactTTGTATTGATGGATTTCAATTCATAAGGAAAACTTAAAGGTAAGTGTTATCTGTGCAAATAGTCATGTAGCAACAAATATTCTAAAACAGGAAACTTCTcacagaggaaatgaaaagacaaaaatacatgGACTCATACCAACATTAGGAAAGCCTAATACACagcagttaaaattttttaatcaagaaaacaTTGAAGAGGACTTAAAAACAAAGCACTCATtaaatatgattattttataGAAATTAATAGATAAATATTAAGCATTGACCATAAATAAGAgagatttcagtttcttttcaagtgtacttGCAGTATGTAAAAAAACTGCCATAATTAGTGAAAACAATATTCTgaattcagaatatttaaaaattttattctgtctagAAATGAATGACAAAAACATTTTCAGTTACAAATAATTATTTCAGTTAGGCATTTAAAGATAAGTTACTAAACCACTCCCAAGTGAAAGcgaaataagaaaaataccagaTAGATCTATAGCAAAAATATGACATATTTAAAACATGGGGAATGTCACTGACATAGTGTTCCTTGGAAACTCCATATCCAATACAGAAGACtagaaaagaaggacaaaatagactaatgaaaagaagaggaaaatactTAAAGGAAATACTAAACCAGAAAATCTAAGCAATAACTAACATTGACGCAAAAAATGCTGTCACTGTTTCACAAGTGTCCCtgagttgaattaaaaaaaaaaagtttcacagTTTTTAACCTGTAATATTCATTCATCAAGGGAATATTTATGAGGAACGGTATGTATTAGACATTGTTCTAGACTCTGGAAAATAGATTAGACAACAAATCAAATAGAAATGAAACTGCATATTatgcaaaataattgaaaatgcaATGGTGCATTTAAGAAACAAGGAA
It contains:
- the LOC140694282 gene encoding olfactory receptor 8H1-like; amino-acid sequence: MGQRNNTQVSSFILRGLTDSAGIRLALFTLFLLIYLITMLGNAGMILIIRLDLQLHTPMYFFLSHLSFLDLSYSTVITPKTLENLLTSAKSISQMNCFTQMYFFVFLGATECFLLSSMAYDRYVAICNPLHYPIVMSLRRCCFLILGSYLIGFLDSFVNVLCISRLHFCESSVIQHFFCDTSPILALSCTDTHDIEIMIFTVTGITLMVSLITISVSYMFILSTVLKTTSTSGKQKAFSTCGSHLLGVTIFYGTMIFTYLKPSKSYSLGKDQVASVFYTIVIPMLNPFIYSLRNKEVKNALCRVTRKIEGSRQLK